GCAGAGAGTCGGCCGCACCACGGCGAGCTTCTGATGCGTGCGTCTCTTCCTCTTTCGGGCTTTCGAGATACGCCTCTTCGGCAGACCCATGACTAGTCCTTCTTTCCGAGGTTCCGGCTCAGGTTGCGGAGGGCCTCCCACGCGGGATGTCCCTCCTCGATGCGGCAGCCGCAATCC
The nucleotide sequence above comes from Candidatus Eisenbacteria bacterium. Encoded proteins:
- the rpmF gene encoding 50S ribosomal protein L32 — translated: MGLPKRRISKARKRKRRTHQKLAVVRPTLCSHCGQPKPPHRICPHCGYYRGRRVVIVE